Below is a window of Phormidium ambiguum IAM M-71 DNA.
AATTAAACTACCAGAAGCTATTAATAACATTCACTTTCCCATAGATAGCATTAGTAAAGAAGCCGCCAGAAGACGTTTAATCTTTGATGAATTTTTTTATTTACAATTAGGATTTCTCAAACGTCGTCAAACATTACGTCAAACTCAAGCAGCCGCAATTTTAGCCCCCACAGGTAAATTAATCGAACAATTCTATCAAGTATTACCCTTTAAATTAACAGGCGCACAACAAAGAGTAATCAACGATATACTTAACGACCTACAAAAAACTACCCCAATGAATCGATTAGTTCAAGGAGATGTAGGTGCAGGTAAAACCGTAGTCGCAGTAGTCGCCATTCTCGCTGCCATTCAAGCAGGTTATCAAGCCGCATTAATGGCACCCACAGAAGTATTAGCCGAACAACACTATCGCAAATTAGTTAGTTGGTTTAACCTTTTACATTTGCCTGTAGAATTGCTCACAGGTTCCACTAAAACCGCCAAACGTCGAGAAATTCACGCCCAATTAGAAACCGGAGAATTACCTTTATTAGTAGGTACTCACGCCTTAATTCAAGATAAAGTTAACTTTCATAGTTTAGGTTTAGTAGTAATCGACGAACAGCATCGTTTCGGAGTTCATCAACGCGCCAAGCTACAACAAAAAGGCGCACAACCTCACGTCTTAACCATGACAGCAACACCAATTCCCCGCACTTTAGCCTTAACTTTACATGGGGACTTAGATGTTAGTCAAATCGATGAACTCCCACCGGGAAGACAAGCAATTAATACCGTAGCTTTAGTAGGAAGAGAACGCAATCAAGCTTATGATTTAATCCGCAGAGAACTTGTTCAAGGCAGACAAGTTTACGTGGTTTTACCTTTAGTTGAAGAGTCAGAAAAATTAGATGTTAGGGCAGCAACGGTAGAATATGAAAAATTACAAGAAAGCATTTTTCCTGAATTCAAAGTTGGCTTACTTCATGGTCGCATGACTTCAGCAGAAAAAGAGCAAGCAATCAATGATTTTCGGGATAATATAACCCAAATCTTAGTAGCTACTACAGTAATTGAAGTTGGCGTAGATGTCCCAAACGCCACAGTTATGTTAATTGAAAATGCCGAACGTTTTGGCTTATCTCAATTACATCAATTACGAGGAAGAGTCGGTCGAGGTGCTCATAAATCCCACTGTTTATTAATGAGTAATAGCAATACCGCAGATTCTCGACAACGTTTAAGTGTTTTAGAACAATCTCAAGACGGCTTTTTTATTTCCGAGATGGATCTACGTTTTC
It encodes the following:
- the recG gene encoding ATP-dependent DNA helicase RecG, producing MINHQPDWVRWQKALEVEEKSGFTDLIGNQYRFSEFLCLTFGKPPKLLNTEWRKNWQEMASKFAKYPNLPISERENLVKLAKIFLQASEAECQKTWQQRSKINEEPENQETLKELPTTNYQLPTSKAEISLDQPLIEVPKLGVAKSKHLAKLGLYTVRDLLFYYPRDHIDYSQRVDISQLEAGETVTIVATIKRCECFTSPKNKKLTILEIVLQDRYGKMRLSRFFAGNQYSNRGWQEAIKRRYPVGGVIAASGLVKETKYGLTLQEPEMEMLASPGDNIESINIGRVVPVYPLTEGVPADVVRQAVMAVLPATAKIQDPLVRGLRDRYGLIKLPEAINNIHFPIDSISKEAARRRLIFDEFFYLQLGFLKRRQTLRQTQAAAILAPTGKLIEQFYQVLPFKLTGAQQRVINDILNDLQKTTPMNRLVQGDVGAGKTVVAVVAILAAIQAGYQAALMAPTEVLAEQHYRKLVSWFNLLHLPVELLTGSTKTAKRREIHAQLETGELPLLVGTHALIQDKVNFHSLGLVVIDEQHRFGVHQRAKLQQKGAQPHVLTMTATPIPRTLALTLHGDLDVSQIDELPPGRQAINTVALVGRERNQAYDLIRRELVQGRQVYVVLPLVEESEKLDVRAATVEYEKLQESIFPEFKVGLLHGRMTSAEKEQAINDFRDNITQILVATTVIEVGVDVPNATVMLIENAERFGLSQLHQLRGRVGRGAHKSHCLLMSNSNTADSRQRLSVLEQSQDGFFISEMDLRFRGPGQVLGTRQSGLPDFALASLVEDQEVLNLARDAAELVMLQEQHLQNSLLKSELEYRYQKLMGGTILT